A single region of the Gasterosteus aculeatus chromosome 1, fGasAcu3.hap1.1, whole genome shotgun sequence genome encodes:
- the p2ry1 gene encoding P2Y purinoceptor 1, with protein sequence MTADLNLTSWLNVTELHNDTRGCSLTRTGFQFYYLPTVYIMVFITGLLGNSLAIWMFVCHMRPWSSISVYMFNLALADFCYVLSLPFLIFYYFNKTDWIFGDVLCRLQRFIFHVNLYGSILFLTCISVHRYTGVVHPLKSLGRLKKKNAVITSMLVWAVVIIAMSPILYYSRTGLKRSATTCYDTTTEDELPGYFIYSMTLTVFGFCVPFIIIFCCYGMIVKALICNDMNNAPLRRKSIHLVIIVLAVFAVSYLPFHVMKNLNMRARLYFQGPDMCDFNNRVYATYQVTRGLASLNSCVDPILYFLAGDTFRRKLSRATKKPSRKGDNALQSKSEETALNSLAEYVENGDRRL encoded by the coding sequence ATGACCGCGGACCTGAACTTGACCTCCTGGCTGAATGTAACTGAGCTTCACAATGACACCAGAGGATGTTCCCTCACCAGGACAGGATTCCAGTTCTACTACCTGCCCACTGTTTACATCATGGTCTTCATCACGGGGCTGCTGGGCAACAGCCTGGCCATCTGGATGTTCGTGTGCCACATGAGACCCTGGAGCAGCATCTCCGTCTACATGTTCAACCTGGCGCTGGCGGACTTCTGCTACGTGCTCTCCCTGCCCTTCCTCATCTTCtactatttcaacaaaaccgacTGGATATTCGGGGACGTTCTGTGCCGGCTGCAGCGCTTCATATTCCACGTGAACCTCTACGGGAGTATTCTGTTTCTGACCTGCATCAGTGTTCACAGGTACACCGGCGTCGTGCACCCGCTCAAGTCCCTGGGCaggttgaagaagaagaatgcgGTTATTACCAGCATGTTGGTGTGGGCGGTGGTTATTATAGCTATGTCCCCCATCCTGTATTATTCCAGGACTGGCTTGAAGCGTAGCGCGACCACTTGTTATGACACCACCACTGAGGATGAGTTACCTGGTTATTTCATCTACAGCATGACTTTGACTGTGTTCGGGTTCTGCGTTCCCTTCATCATCATATTTTGCTGCTACGGCATGATTGTCAAAGCGCTGATCTGCAATGATATGAACAACGCGCCCCTGCGGCGTAAATCTATCCACCTGGTTATCATCGTGCTGGCAGTCTTTGCCGTCTCCTACCTGCCGTTCCACGTGATGAAGAACCTGAACATGAGGGCCAGGCTGTACTTTCAGGGGCCCGACATGTGTGATTTTAACAACCGCGTCTACGCCACCTACCAGGTGACACGGGGGCTGGCCAGCCTCAATAGCTGCGTGGACCCTATTCTTTACTTCCTGGCTGGAGACACGTTCAGGAGGAAGCTGTCCCGGGCCACTAAAAAGCCCTCCAGGAAGGGGGACAATGCCCTTCAGTCCAAGAGCGAGGAGACGGCTCTCAACAGCCTGGCAGAGTATGTGGAGAATGGCGACCGGAGGCTGTGA
- the LOC120822074 gene encoding ras-related protein Rap-2b has translation MREYKVVVLGSGGVGKSALTVQFVTGSFIEKYDPTIEDFYRKEIEVDSSPSVLEILDTAGTEQFASMRDLYIKNGQGFILVYSLVNQQSFQDIKPMRDQIIRVKRYERVPMILVGNKVDLEGEREVTSGEGKALADEWNCPFMETSAKNKTSVDELFAEIVRQMNYASTPNSNDQCCSSCVIL, from the coding sequence ATGAGAGAGTACAAAGTAGTGGTTCTCGGGTCCGGAGGGGTCGGTAAATCCGCGCTAACCGTCCAGTTCGTGACGGGATCCTTCATAGAGAAATACGACCCCACGATAGAGGATTTCTACAGGAAGGAGATCGAGGTGGACTCCTCTCCGTCCGTCCTGGAGATCCTGGACACGGCGGGGACCGAGCAGTTCGCCTCCATGCGAGACCTGTACATCAAAAATGGCCAGGGCTTCATCCTGGTCTACAGCCTGGTGAACCAGCAGAGCTTCCAGGACATCAAGCCCATGCGGGATCAGATCATTCGGGTGAAGAGGTACGAGAGGGTGCCGATGATCCTGGTCGGAAACAAAGTGGACCTGGAGGGGGAACGGGAGGTCACGTCCGGGGAAGGCAAGGCTCTGGCGGACGAGTGGAACTGCCCCTTCATGGAAACTTCAGCCAAAAACAAAACGTCGGTGGACGAACTGTTCGCGGAGATCGTCCGACAGATGAACTATGCGTCGACCCCGAACAGCAACGACCAGTGCTGCTCGTCCTGTGTCATCCTCTAA